A part of Crassostrea angulata isolate pt1a10 chromosome 5, ASM2561291v2, whole genome shotgun sequence genomic DNA contains:
- the LOC128183708 gene encoding transcription factor 19-like produces MKRDYDLHTRERQYKVGDLVYWRRNAGKKVESVWLGPGVVIAVKSDTIYEVRTRRDVLILHHDKLKICQARELPKWIRDYQARTRVITEPAGEESKQSPSDKSDKRGEEPVLPKTDKPINAPFMGTRSRTRAAPEISPQLQASKGQGRKRQGGKRKRYEYCVCKTRTPVGLMVQCDQCKYWFHPGCVGRGDEEVRELQTYYCPDCTLVVE; encoded by the coding sequence ATGAAGAGAGACTACGATCTTCATACTCGCGAACGACAGTATAAAGTGGGGGATCTTGTTTACTGGCGCCGTAACGCAGGCAAGAAAGTAGAATCAGTCTGGCTGGGCCCCGGGGTTGTGATAGCCGTGAAGTCTGACACTATCTATGAGGTGCGAACTCGCCGAGATGTGCTTATTCTGCATCACGACAAGCTAAAAATCTGTCAGGCACGCGAACTGCCCAAGTGGATACGCGACTATCAGGCCCGTACGCGTGTCATCACAGAGCCAGCAGGGGAGGAGTCGAAACAGTCGCCATCAGATAAAAGCGACAAACGTGGCGAAGAGCCCGTGTTGCCAAAGACCGATAAGCCGATAAATGCGCCGTTCATGGGGACTCGGAGCCGGACTCGGGCTGCCCCGGAAATATCACCACAGCTTCAGGCATCGAAGGGCCAGGGGCGAAAGAGACAGGGTGGCAAACGCAAGCGGTATGAGTATTGTGTGTGTAAGACCAGAACTCCAGTGGGTCTCATGGTACAATGCGACCAGTGCAAATATTGGTTTCACCCCGGTTGTGTGGGTAGGGGAGATGAGGAGGTCAGGGAATTGCAAACATATTACTGCCCTGACTGCACCTTGGTGGTTGAGTAG